The following DNA comes from Equus quagga isolate Etosha38 unplaced genomic scaffold, UCLA_HA_Equagga_1.0 94425_RagTag, whole genome shotgun sequence.
TTTCCTGGGACTTTGCAATGCTCTGTTCTATAGACTAACGCCACTAGGGTGAGGAATATCCTACATTTATAATAGGGGAGTGTAGTATGACATACCTGAAAATTCCAGAACCATAAAAGATGGTGACCACAAGAATATGAGAAGAGCAGGTGGAGAAGATCTTGTTCCGACCCGTAGCAGAGTTGATCCCCAGGGCTGTCGTGATGATACGGGTGTAGGAGCCCAGCAGCAGGACAAAATTTCCAAGGCCTAGGACCATCATGGTGGTAAAGATGGAGGCGATGCTAATGTAGGGGTCAGAACAGGCCAACAGGAGCACTGGGGGAGCTTCGCAGGCAAAACTGTGGACAAGGTTGGGGCCACAGAAATGCTGCTGAGCCAGAAAGATAGTGTCAACTAAGCCAGTCCCAATTCCTATGGCCCAGGAGGCTCCCACCAGGCCAGTACATACCTTCCTGTTCATAGC
Coding sequences within:
- the LOC124234594 gene encoding olfactory receptor 10C1-like, which produces LVIISGATEACLLAVMAYDRFQAVCHPLLYTVAMNRKVCTGLVGASWAIGIGTGLVDTIFLAQQHFCGPNLVHSFACEAPPVLLLACSDPYISIASIFTTMMVLGLGNFVLLLGSYTRIITTALGINSATGRNKIFSTCSSHILVVTIFYGSGIFRYMTPASGSALEHVLSVQYSVVTPLLNPLIYSLKNQEVKAALRRMLARKPRLTF